The Huiozyma naganishii CBS 8797 chromosome 3, complete genome genome contains a region encoding:
- the KNAG0C06160 gene encoding uncharacterized protein (similar to Saccharomyces cerevisiae YDR476C; ancestral locus Anc_5.610) — translation MTGGKEDSMVGATALQDILFVYGGVQRHITSVELRTVDRDNLTIDYSCSHGSMMEKSVTIPEKFRSANSTDAVRAMAHEACQVRGLSPYEIREVIPPNTVLDWLIVGGVFLPTLCYVYRPALYCLGKLPLFPAAVLALLDNDRVLLAIIVLEFVAHAAETLFIVVPKLQYYRTRSQDRTAWLLLGLLEGYGPARRLDDRARAIAAAKNPSPHSE, via the coding sequence ATGACTGGTGGAAAGGAAGACTCAATGGTGGGGGCGACTGCTCTCCAGGATATTCTGTTCGTTTACGGCGGTGTGCAGAGACACATCACCTCCGTGGAACTGCGCACTGTCGACCGTGACAATCTCACGATCGACTACAGCTGCTCGCACGGGTCGATGATGGAGAAGAGTGTGACAATTCCGGAAAAGTTCCGGTCTGCGAACTCTACTGACGCGGTGCGCGCCATGGCCCACGAGGCCTGTCAAGTGAGGGGCCTGTCCCCCTACGAGATCCGCGAGGTGATCCCGCCCAACACGGTGCTAGATTGGTTGATTGTGGGCGGTGTGTTTTTGCCGACCCTGTGCTACGTGTACAGACCGGCACTGTACTGCCTGGGAAAGCTGCCCCTGTTCCCTGCAGCGGTCCTCGCCCTCTTGGACAACGACCGCGTGCTCCTCGCGATTATTGTCCTTGAGTTTGTTGCTCACGCCGCAGAGACACTGTTCATAGTCGTGCCCAAGCTGCAGTACTACCGGACGCGGTCCCAGGACCGCACCGCGTGGCTGCTTCTTGGGCTGCTCGAAGGCTACGGACCAGCACGGCGCCTCGACGACCGTGCCCGTGCGATCGCGGCGGCCAAGAACCCATCCCCGCACAGCGAATAG
- the SNM1 gene encoding Snm1p (similar to Saccharomyces cerevisiae SNM1 (YDR478W); ancestral locus Anc_5.613) yields MNREQRERFRDTHLRFQYDLLHYLPRSSSTAPLAGLYLKKFYNATKRYQLQLPAQIVQADAKFCGQCGIVRVAHHNLLVSKQQGSSGQPSNRLLYTCRQCGREASFNLGEDPPLESPKTAESDSTKVSAQAGKVQKSAGSSAKERAKKRKQNSLSNLLSRKNAEQKNRTSGSGSSNILSLEDFMQQ; encoded by the coding sequence ATGAATCGGGAACAGCGGGAGAGGTTCAGGGACACGCACTTAAGGTTCCAGTACGACCTCTTGCACTACTTACCCCGGAGCAGCTCCACGGCACCGCTCGCTGGACtctacttgaagaaattttaCAATGCAACGAAGAGGtaccaattgcaattgcCTGCGCAGATCGTGCAGGCGGACGCGAAATTCTGCGGTCAATGCGGAATCGTACGAGTAGCACACCATAATCTGCTTGTGTCTAAGCAACAGGGCAGCTCTGGACAACCCTCCAATAGACTTCTATACACTTGTAGACAGTGTGGAAGAGAGGCTTCGTTCAATCTCGGAGAGGACCCGCCCCTCGAATCCCCAAAAACCGCTGAAAGTGATAGCACAAAAGTCTCTGCTCAGGCAGGGAAAGTTCAGAAGTCGGCAGGGAGCAGTGCGAAGGAAAGagcgaagaagaggaaacaaaacTCTCTCTCTAATTTACTGTCAAGGAAGAACGCGGAGCAAAAGAATAGAACCAGCGGCAGTGGCTCGTCGAATATCTTGTCCCTAGAGGACTTCATGCAGCAATAA
- the KNAG0C06150 gene encoding uncharacterized protein (similar to Saccharomyces cerevisiae JIP4 (YDR475C) and YOR019W; ancestral locus Anc_5.609) — protein sequence MCPTIFLFVCEKFHREQETVSKVIPVVWLSGELCPVSWSMSATGSAAGAAGAAVMKPESVPGSDAYRHLKLNPDEELLREDIGYLYPRSSGSGERPPKSALLDKALKKNYPYLSLKPCVSFNTVPLTSSRDKLLEKHYEGYDFPGVQMPNPSALVPDAFTMDEWYDNECGSISESSVGTQYPHRHPQQTRKSRLPGSPPSKHTALSPQALQKMFKIAENGKIVREDYPSRPSIVSDCLVVNRAYGDWHELWLKKKLLIEDKVDHRDTVFTYPQILSPPPPKRDPLDSKSLNMDGYTPLTKEQKRKLKIMSEKTGYAVTPRSILCHISGRKHTWVALDYTIDALAKDTDHIIVVANLPKFRIRRRSEKSKGNKSESRSSSRSRSRGRSLVRTRSVGGSDHEEDNAADDDLLQRTKSLDVHNIDELEEELLEEWTSGYDKNTIIEKMNDLLFYIFVLLSKSKKSIKVTVEIVIGKSRDVLQDMYNVYTPDLFVLSKKGPSSQIEWKSKLLVDNFVTTAPTPVIVVAAKAMSQFELKVQAQFLAASTVNEDAPLKGKFSLASLDRVVNKSIVESQPLIADRPKAKVRKSMIEVALSHSKQHSHSSSPSLSQTRASMSPLRNTLPTKHFVEAGHSSRTLSSQMSPTPSIDASFGSSLSPVRSGSGSRQTSPRGEHARSGKRSGGTALRKVRSNETDDRGSSENQPGFFSALWKTSSTKPTSTRWWG from the coding sequence ATGTGCCCCActatctttctttttgtatgtgaaaaatttcatcgAGAACAAGAGACGGTCTCGAAGGTGATTCCGGTCGTTTGGTTGAGTGGAGAGCTGTGCCCTGTGTCCTGGTCGATGTCTGCTACAGgttctgctgctggtgctgctggtgctgctgtGATGAAGCCGGAGAGTGTGCCCGGTTCGGACGCTTACCGGCACTTGAAGCTGAACCCGGATGAGGAGTTGCTGAGGGAGGATATCGGGTACTTGTATCCTCGCTCAAGCGGTAGTGGTGAGCGCCCGCCCAAGTCTGCACTGCTGGATAAGGcgctgaagaagaattATCCATATTTGTCGCTGAAACCTTGCGTGTCGTTCAACACTGTGCCGCTGACGTCGTCGAGGGATAAGCTCCTCGAGAAACACTACGAGGGGTACGATTTCCCCGGGGTGCAGATGCCGAATCCGAGCGCACTGGTCCCCGATGCGTTCACTATGGACGAGTGGTATGACAACGAGTGCGGGTCCATCTCGGAGAGCTCCGTTGGCACGCAGTACCCTCACCGGCATCCGCAACAGACGAGGAAGTCCCGCTTGCCCGGTTCTCCGCCAAGTAAACACACGGCACTTTCCCCGCAGGCGTTGCAGAAGATGTTCAAGATTGCAGAGAACGGGAAGATTGTGAGAGAAGACTATCCGAGCAGACCCTCGATCGTGAGCGACTGTCTCGTCGTCAACAGGGCGTACGGGGACTGGCACGAGCTGtggttgaagaaaaaactgcTCATCGAGGACAAAGTGGACCACAGAGATACCGTGTTTACGTACCCTCAGATCCTCTCGCCACCTCCGCCAAAGAGGGACCCACTAGATTCGAAATCACTCAATATGGACGGGTACACGCCCCTGACAAAGGAGCAGAAGCGGAAACTGAAGATCATGTCCGAGAAGACAGGGTACGCGGTGACCCCACGGTCGATCCTGTGCCACATCAGCGGGCGAAAACATACGTGGGTCGCGCTAGACTACACGATCGATGCGTTGGCGAAAGACACGGATCACATTATAGTAGTCGCTAATCTCCCCAAGTTCAGAATCAGACGCAGAAGTGAAAAGAGCAAGGGGAATAAATCCGAATCCCGTTCGAGCTCGCGTTCAAGATCCCGCGGGAGGTCCCTTGTGCGGACTAGATCTGTCGGTGGTTCGGATCATGAGGAGGACAACGCCGCCGATGATGACTTATTGCAGAGGACAAAATCTTTGGATGTGCACAACATCGACgaattggaggaggagCTACTTGAGGAGTGGACTTCCGGCTACGACAAGAACACGATCATTGAGAAAATGAATGACTTGCTCTTTTACATCTTTGTCTTGCTCTCgaagagcaagaaatcTATCAAGGTCACTGTGGAGATTGTCATCGGGAAGTCGCGGGACGTCTTGCAGGATATGTACAACGTCTACACTCCGGACCTCTTTGTTCTGTCAAAGAAGGGACCCTCCTCTCAGATTGAGTGGAAGTCGAAACTATTGGTCGACAATTTCGTTACTACGGCACCTACCCCAGTAATTGTCGTAGCTGCGAAGGCGATGTCTCAGTTTGAACTGAAGGTACAAGCACAGTTTTTGGCTGCTTCCACAGTGAACGAGGATGCACCGCTGAAGGGTAAATTCTCGCTAGCATCTCTGGACCGGGTCGTGAACAAATCGATCGTCGAGAGTCAACCACTGATTGCGGATAGACCAAAGGCAAAAGTCAGAAAGTCGATGATCGAGGTGGCATTGTCGCACTCGAAACAGCACTCGCACTCGAGCTCCCCCTCGCTATCGCAGACAAGGGCGAGCATGTCCCCGCTACGCAATACACTCCCCACCAAACACTTCGTCGAGGCGGGCCACTCATCGCGTACGTTATCGTCGCAGATGAGCCCGACTCCGAGCATCGATGCGAGTTTCGGATCATCGCTGAGCCCAGTACGCTCGGGCTCAGGGTCAAGACAGACTTCCCCGCGCGGGGAACACGCCCGTTCGGGCAAGAGATCTGGCGGGACTGCACTACGGAAAGTGAGGTCCAACGAGACGGACGACCGTGGGTCTTCTGAAAACCAGCCAGGATTCTTCTCTGCGCTGTGGAAGACCTCTTCCACGAAACCCACAAGCACGCGGTGGTGGGGATAA
- the PEX29 gene encoding Pex29p (similar to Saccharomyces cerevisiae PEX29 (YDR479C); ancestral locus Anc_5.614) has translation MESMTSFFWKDGEQPPHPAVKLPKRTKIVPKHEEEQDVQNKGSKAQVAGGPKAALPNSGATFSTGSLPHKTHDTAGRSTTLQQMMTDTLVEKIIKMALPPSSKTAKATIATRMAYGKNRPGLSVPITSRNFIQMNSRLGIPFIVLDEIITFINWENISLTLCIMLIYTYLVLKPVTVLGCGPPFCLLFGIMVPQYLHVHKPNHIRDNLVDVNRTPSQGPPIRKPILPDPVPELSQEFILNLTDLQNHMMLYVNAYDFTVFILKKFAFFINEQVSSLSFIVILIVALFNFIFLERIWPYLPVKMCLIALGWGGIIASHPSNKDRILKWLNAEETRLDYLSICRRYEHTLYEHMRFVEAREQKVVTIFEIQRYSETDKHKEWRKVGFSTDDYALFSKLRINELNISDFCCKELSFVHPPEDWEWVPGSGWTLDLDPKEWVEESFIQYVEVDSESKWVYDIELDGTHGQFRRRMWTNICRRKIVLKKVYGPGASNSHSVGSGAHGPDGQRSTSETVNGSASVGKHTRRSSLHQMDTTSDDIEEVVNPLRKDTYSEGKLHGITLGSMSGGITQDSTNLRSAVSDGSDHELNHDETISEMDYSDILNTSV, from the coding sequence ATGGAATCTATGACAAGTTTCTTCTGGAAGGATGGGGAACAACCTCCTCATCCGGCCGTAAAGTTGCCCAAGAGGACCAAGATTGTGCCGAAACATGAGGAAGAGCAAGATGTGCAAAATAAGGGTTCGAAAGCCCAGGTCGCGGGTGGACCCAAGGCAGCGCTCCCGAACAGTGGGGCAACTTTCTCGACGGGGTCGTTACCTCACAAAACACACGATACAGCAGGACGATCGACCACTTTGCAACAGATGATGACGGATACACTGGTGGAGAAAATCATCAAGATGGCTCTCCCACCATCTTCGAAGACTGCGAAGGCCACGATTGCTACACGGATGGCTTACGGCAAGAATAGACCCGGCCTTTCTGTACCAATAACCTCGAGAAACTTTATTCAAATGAACTCCAGGTTGGGAATTCCATTCATAGTGCTGGATGAGATCATCACTTTCATCAACTGGGAGAACATTTCGCTGACTTTGTGCATCATGCTGATTTACACGTACTTGGTGTTGAAACCCGTTACAGTGCTTGGTTGTGGGCCACCTTTCTGCTTGCTTTTCGGAATAATGGTCCCGCAGTATCTTCATGTGCATAAACCGAATCACATTCGAGATAATCTTGTGGATGTAAACAGAACCCCATCACAGGGACCGCCTATACGAAAGCCAATTCTTCCCGACCCTGTCCCCGAACTAAGCCAGGAGttcattttgaatttgacgGATTTACAAAACCACATGATGTTGTACGTTAACGCTTACGATTTTACCGTGTttatcttgaagaagtttgcTTTTTTTATCAATGAACAGGTGTCAAGTCTTTCCTTTATTGTCATTTTGATTGTGGCCTTGTTCAACTTTATCTTTTTAGAGAGAATATGGCCCTACTTGCCCGTCAAGATGTGTTTGATCGCTCTTGGGTGGGGCGGGATCATTGCTTCACACCCGTCCAACAAAGACAGGATCTTGAAGTGGCTGAATGCGGAGGAGACAAGGCTCGATTATTTGAGCATTTGTAGGCGATATGAGCACACATTGTACGAGCATATGAGATTTGTTGAAGCACGCGAGCAGAAAGTAGTTACTATATTTGAAATCCAGAGGTACAGCGAGACCGACAAGCACAAAGAGTGGAGGAAAGTCGGGTTCAGTACGGACGACTATGCACTGTTTTCGAAACTCCGAATCAACGAGCTCAATATCAGCGATTTTTGCTGTAAGGAACTAAGCTTTGTACATCCGCCCGAGGATTGGGAATGGGTCCCTGGGTCAGGGTGGACCTTAGATCTTGATCCGAAAGAGTGGGTGGAGGAGAGTTTCATACAGTACGTTGAGGTTGATTCCGAGTCCAAATGGGTGTACGATATTGAGCTTGACGGAACTCATGGCCAGTTTAGAAGACGTATGTGGACCAATATCTGTAGAAGAAAGATAGTTCTTAAGAAGGTGTACGGTCCAGGTGCGAGCAACAGCCACAGCGTTGGAAGCGGTGCACACGGTCCCGATGGCCAAAGGTCTACTTCAGAGACGGTAAACGGCTCAGCATCTGTAGGGAAACACACAAGAAGGTCATCTCTACACCAGATGGATACCACGAGTGACGACATAGAAGAGGTAGTCAACCCGCTTCGAAAGGATACGTACAGCGAGGGCAAACTGCACGGGATCACTCTGGGCTCCATGTCCGGTGGGATCACCCAGGATTCCACCAATTTGCGCTCCGCGGTGAGTGATGGCAGTGACCACGAGCTGAACCATGACGAGACCATCTCTGAGATGGATTACAGTGATATCCTGAATACGTCTGTATGA
- the RKM4 gene encoding ribosomal lysine N-methyltransferase (similar to Saccharomyces cerevisiae SET7 (YDR257C); ancestral locus Anc_5.616) — protein sequence MANFADSTRAFVEWLQGPAEIVLSPKIKVDDLREVNQGRCVIAIEDIEKDEILFEVPRTTMLNVENCELSKRYPEIKNHLVESVGQWEGLIIALLFEWKVVGEKSKWWPYLQVLPKKTDMNQLIYWADDELELLKPSLILERVGADKAKEMFENVVDIINKSTLKEKDSYILKVTWENFLLVASIIMSYSFDVQDYVEEKEGGTDEEEDDNESENVRSLKCMIPLADTLNSNTHKCNAHLIHGSNLLEMRSIKAIKKGEQIYNIYGDHPNSEILRRYGYIEPDGSKFDFGEIPMETFIKIFMEKYPDTKAEELLVNVSNLLQTDPSLLEILEYEDVTFESCECYADGDIPDEFVLTIQILTVMLQLPGRGRMSSDEVSRQLRRVTKKCLQLLQAGKITDQCNSIWQMTIKERQSQYPEYAATSPDISQLESTRETSVSRKLMAHIVLHGEVKALKSCSSRLPEKYAIVPDTKLLNNISKRKSEDEGAKGRQKKRRH from the coding sequence ATGGCTAATTTTGCTGATTCTACGCGGGCTTTTGTCGAATGGTTACAAGGTCCAGCTGAAATTGTGCTTTCTCCAAAGATCAAAGTAGATGATTTGCGTGAGGTGAACCAGGGCAGATGTGTTATTGCAATTGAAGACATAGAGAAGGATGAAATTCTGTTTGAGGTTCCAAGGACCACGATGCTGAATGTCGAAAACTGCGAGCTGAGCAAGCGTTATCCTGAGATCAAGAATCACTTGGTGGAGAGCGTAGGCCAATGGGAGGGTCTGATTATTGCATTGCTGTTTGAATGGAAAGTTGTAGGAGAGAAGAGCAAATGGTGGCCGTATTTACAAGTGCTTCCAAAGAAGACTGATATGAATCAGTTGATATATTGGGCTGACGACGAATTGGAGCTACTGAAGCCCAGTTTGATCTTGGAAAGAGTTGGTGCAGATAAAGCAAAAGAGATGTTCGAAAACGTCGTTGATATAATAAACAAGTCCAcattaaaagaaaaagacaGCTATATATTGAAGGTTACTTGGGagaattttcttcttgttgcGAGCATAATCATGTCATACTCTTTTGATGTCCAAGATTATGtagaggagaaggagggCGGAActgacgaggaagaggacgacAACGAGTCTGAGAACGTTAGATCTTTGAAATGCATGATTCCCCTAGCAGATACTTTAAATTCAAACACCCACAAATGTAATGCCCATTTGATTCACGGTAGCAATCTGCTAGAGATGAGGAGTATTAAGGCAATCAAGAAAGGTGAACAAATTTATAACATTTATGGCGATCACCCTAACTCCGAGATACTAAGACGGTACGGTTACATTGAACCCGACGGTTCAAAGTTTGACTTTGGAGAGATCCCCATGGAGACGtttatcaaaatattcATGGAAAAGTACCCAGATACCAAGGCTGAAGAGCTACTAGTAAACGTTTCAAACTTGCTTCAAACGGATCCATCGCTGCTGGAAATCTTGGAATACGAAGATGTGACATTTGAATCTTGTGAATGCTACGCAGATGGCGATATTCCTGACGAGTTCGTACTCACCATTCAAATACTGACAGTCATGCTTCAGTTACCAGGCCGCGGTCGGATGAGTTCCGACGAAGTATCAAGACAACTACGCAGGGTCACCAAAAAATGCTTGCAACTGCTGCAAGCAGGTAAGATAACGGACCAATGTAACAGCATCTGGCAGATGACTATCAAAGAGCGTCAAAGTCAATACCCGGAATACGCAGCAACGAGTCCCGACATCTCTCAATTGGAAAGCACGAGAGAAACTTCCGTGTCAAGAAAGCTTATGGCTCATATTGTACTACACGGTGAGGTTAAAGCACTCAAGAGTTGCTCATCCAGATTACCTGAGAAGTATGCAATAGTACCCGATACGAAGCTCTTGAACAAcatttccaaaagaaagtcTGAAGATGAGGGTGCAAAAGGGCGGCAAAAGAAACGTAGACATTAG